The genomic DNA CGCGGGAATCGTTTGCAAAAGCCCGACGGCGGCCAGCACGACACGGCCAGCTCCTCGATAGCGCTGGCAAAAGATGCCTAATGCCGTGCCCACCACTATGGCCGGCAGCAACGAACGACGCACCAGGTCGAGGTGTTCACCGACGTGCTTTAGGATGACACGGCTCAACGAGTCTGCTTTCGGCTCTGTCTTCAGTCCCATTTGCGTGCGCAAGAAGCCCGCCGCGGCCTGTGACTCTGACTGGTCCCCGGACTCGACGGCGTCGTTTAGTTCACGCATTTTTTGCTCAGAGATATTCCCTTCGAGCTTTTGGATGCACTCGAGAAATCCCGGTTGATGCTCGGCCGTGTCAATTCGATAGAGCCACACCGCGTCGTAGCCAGGAAAGAACTTCAGGTCGTCTTCCAGCAATATCAAATCGTTGCGATGCACCATCGCGTCGGTGGAATAGACGTCGGTCACATCGATTTCGCCTGCCAGAAGCTGCGGATAGGCAATATCGTGATCGACTCCGACAACATTTTGCTGCGGCAGGTCATAGTGCCGCACGAGCGCACGCCACCCATCGCCGCGGTCGAGAAACTCATGCGTCAACGCCAGCCGCAACTCAGGCAACCTCCGAAGATCCGAGAGTTTCTTAATCGCCAACTCCTCGGCGCGTTTCCTGGTGAGCGCGAGCGCATAGGTATTACTGAATCCCAAGGAAGCAGAAATCCCGACGCCTTCCGCGCGAAGCTCTTGCCGCATGGCTTCGTCATCGCGCACCGCTTTTCCTGCCAGGATTTCTTGAACGATTGTTCCCGTGTATTCCGGATAAGCGTCGATCTCGCCCGACCTAAGCGCCTGAAACACAATCTGCGTGCCACCAAATTCGCGGTAGTGAGCCGCGGTCAGGCCAGCATCTTCGCTCAACAGTCTCAGCATCTCTCCCAGAATTACCGACTCGGTGAACTTCTTCGAGCCGATGCGTACTGTCGCCTGGCGGTGGGGTAAGGGCGCGAGCCCCGCGACCAGCAGCGCGATGCAGAGTGCTCCCCATTTTAATATCGCTGCGTTCATCGTTTGGCGACGATCTGCGAATTGACGAATTCGCTCACGAAGTCATTGGCCGGAGCGTCCACAATACTAGCGAACTCCCCCTGTTGAACAATTCGCCCGTTCTCGAGCACACACACCCGATCGGCAAACCAGCTTGCCTCGACCAGATCGTGCGTAACCAGCAGCACCGTAGCACGCGTGCGCTCGAACACAACTTTCAAATCGCGCTGCAGTCCAGCACGGATCATTGGATCGAGCGCTCCCAGTGCCTCGTCAAGCAACAGTAATTGTGGGCTCAAGAAAAGCGCGCGCATAAGGCTCACTCGCTGTCGCTGCCCTCCCGATAGTTCATTGGGATAGCGCTTCAGAGCATCCGCAGGAAATCGCGTCATCTCGACCAATTCGGCCAATCGCTCTGCGCACCGCTCGCGGGACCACCTGTGATGGCGAGCCATGAGGGTCGCATTAGCCTCGGCCGTTAGATGTGGAAACAAGCCCCCCTCTTGAATCACATAACCGAGTCGCCGTCGCACCTCGGGCAGAGTGCGCTCGCTCAGTTCTAAATCGTCGACGACAATTTGCCCCGTCGTGGCCTGCACCAGTCCCGCGACCATGCGCAGAATCGTCGTCTTCCCGCAACCGCTGGGGCCCAGCAGCACGAGAACCTCGCCCGATTCCACGGCCAAATCGAACGGAGGTACAACGGTTTTATTTCCGTAGGCTTTCGAAACTCCCGAAAATCGCAACATGCTCGCACCTGCGCGATATGCGTCAGATCCGCGGTAGGACTACACGACACTTAGCAGCGAAGAATTGCAACATTAGGGGTAGTTCCGGTCCGGAGTCTGGTCTGTTATAGCGAGCGCCGGCGGGTATGTCGTACATCTGATTCGGATATTATACCGCTCGAGGCTTCAGGACATCGCACTTTGGTATCAAGTTTGCAGGCCTGATACCCGAGTGCAATGGCCCGGCTCGCAGGTTCTAATCTTTGCGGGTTCTCGTACCGGAATTCGTCAGACTGTCGCACGCCGTGGAGAGCATAATGCCTGGTCTGAACGCGACGTTCCATGCCGTCCGGTCGATGACCTGCTCACTCGCCACCGGCCTGTCGGCCGAAGACCAGATGGTTCAATCGTGTCCAGAAGCCAGCCCCACAAAATGGCACCAGGCACACACGACGTGGTTCTTCGAGACATTTGTGCTGCGCGAATTTCTGGCAGACTACACGCCGTTTCGCGAAGACTTTCGCTGGCTCTTCAACAGCTATTACAACGCGCTCGGCGAAGAGATTCCGGACAAAAAGCTGCGGGCATCATTTTCTCGCCCATCGCTCGACGAGATCGTGGCCTACCGGGCCCATGTCGACCGGGAGATAGCCAGACTTCTTGCCCGTCCCATTGATGAAGAAGCGACGCGGCGAATCATCCTAGGCTTAAACCACGAGCAGCAACATCAGGAACTCGCGCTGACCGACATCAAGCACGCATTTTTCGCGAATCCTCTCCATCCCTCGTACAAAGCCGACCTTCAGTCCGAAGATCGAGACTCACCAGGCGACAAGCTCCAGTGGCACGCATTCGACGGAGGGCTGATCGAGATCGGCAATCCGCTCCCTGCCACGACTACAGAAGCCTTTTGCTTTGACAATGAAACTCCTCGACACAAGGTGTATCTCGAACCGTTTCAAATTGCTAACCGCGAAGCCACATGTGCTGAGTTTCTAGAGTTCATGTCCGAGGATGCCTATGCACGGTCTGAACTCTGGCTCTCTGCCGGTTGGGACACGGTAAAAGCAACGGGCTGGCGAGCACCTCTCTATTGGCAGCCAGATTCGAGCGACAAGACAGGCTGGCGCATCTTCACGCTACGAGGTTGGATCGGGCTGTCCGCGCTTCTCAGCGTGCCGGTATGTCACATCAGCTTCTTCGAAGCCGATGCTTTTGCACGCTGGCGCGGCTGCCGACTTCCCACCGAAGCGGAATGGGAACGTGTGGCAAGTCAGACCCCTACACGTGGAAATCTACTCGACACGGGCAGGCTACATACTGCCCAAGCTCATGGCACGGGCATCGCACAACTGTTCGGAGATTGCTGGGAATGGACGGCCAGCCCCTACGTTGGCTACCCGGGCTATAAGCCCCTCCCCGGCGCGCTGGGCGAGTACAACGGCAAGTTCATGTCCGGCCAGATGGTTTTGCGGGGTGGGTCGTGCGTCACACCGCAAGATCATATTCGCGCGACTTATCGCAATTTCTTTCAACCGGCGACACGCTGGCAATTCACCGGCATCAGACTGGCAATGTAAGAAGGCTTCCCCGTCATGATTAGATGCTCGACCGCGGTCGACTCGACTTGCATCATTTCGTTGGACACACGCGACATGCTGATTTCGGAAGTGCGGCGTGGCTTGCGCGCGTGTCCGCGATCTCTCGCGCCGTGGATGTTTTATGACGCCCGCGGATCTCGTCTCTTCGAGCGAATTACGCAGCTGCCGGAATATTACCCGACGCGCACCGAGCGCACGATTCTCGCGAACTATTGCGACGAAATCATCGTGACCGCTTTTTCCAACAGGTCACATCCGGTGCGTCTGGTGGAACTCGGAGCAGGCACCGGCTCGAAGACCCTTATTCTGCTCGACGCTGCCGCGAGATCGCAGGCCGAGGTGCGGTATCTCCCCGTAGATGTATCGGTCGAGGCGCTCGCCGTGGCTCGCGATACGATCGCCGCATCATCTCCTGACATATATGTAACGCCGATCGTTGCAAACTACGTCACGCATCCGCCGCAGCTCCCCTCTTTCGATGGCACAACGTTGGCGCTCTATATCGGGTCGAGTATCGGCAACTTCACTCCGGCCGAGGCACGAACCATTCTCCGCAATATCGGTAGCCAACTGCAGCCTGGCGACTCGCTTTTGCTGGGAGTGGACATGGTGAAAGATGAGCCGACATTGCTGGCAGCCTATGACGACCGGCGTGGCGTCACGGCCGAATTCAACCGGAACATGCTGCATCGTCTCAACCGTGAACTTGCCGCGAATTTTATTCCCAGACACTTTCGCCATCGAGCTCTTTGGAACCGCGAGCATTCGCGCATCGAGATGCACCTGGAAAGTGCTTGCGACCAACGGGTGTGCATCGCTGCCGCGGACCTTGTTGTGAATTTTGCGAAAGGCGAGGACATTCATACCGAGAACAGCTACAAATTCACTCGCGAGACCATCCATGATCTTCTGACAGACGCAGGCTTCAACGTCGAACGCACGTGGCAAGACACGCTCGATTGGTATTCGGTCACCTTAGCCCGCGTTCGGTAACAACCGACATGTCCATCCATGTGCCGCTTGGGTTCCTCATCCATCGGCCTCAAAAAAGGATCGCTGCGACGCTTCGGTAGAACTGAATTCGCCTCGCAGGCGGCTTCTTACTGCCATGATTCGCCAATACACAGGAAAAACCAACAATGAAGATTCTCATGGTGCTCACGTCGCACGATCAGCTCGGAAACACCGGACGCAAAACCGGCTTCTGGCTCGAAGAATTCGCCGCGCCCTATTTTGTGTTTAAAGATGCCGGCGTCGACCTGACGCTCGCTTCTCCCAATGGGGGTCAGCCACCTCTCGACCCGAAAAGCGACCTGCCAGGAAATCAAACGCCGGCCATGGCTCGCTTCAAGAAGGACGCGTCGGCCCAGCAAGCGCTGGCCCATACGATCAAGTTAGAATCAGCCAAATCCGCAGACTTCGACACCGTGTTCTATGTCGGAGGGCACGGTCCGCTGTGGGATCTCGCCGAAAGCCCGGTCTCGATCGCCTTGCTCGAGTCGTTCTATAACTCGGGGAAGCCGATTGCGCTCGTATGTCACTCGCCGGGCGTGCTACGTCACGTGAAATTTCAGGGCGAACCACTCGTCAAAGACAAACGGGTCACCGGCTTTACCGATGAAGAAGAAGAGGGAGTGCAGCTCACTCATGTCGTTCCATTTCTGGTCGAAGACGAATTGAAGCGGCTCGGCGCCAAATTCGAGAAGGTTGCCCCCTGGCAACCATTTTCGATTACCGATGGCCGCCTCATCACCGGCCAGAACCCCGCCTCTTCGACTTCGGCAGCTCAGGCGCTCTTGAAACTACTGGCAGCGAAATAGCAACACGCATCGACGGCCGACGAGGCGACCTGAACGCACCCAGCCGGCGTAAGACGAACTACGTTACTCGCCATCGTCCAAGTAGAGAAGCTCCGCGGCATGCTGGCGGATGAACTCGGCCACTTTTTTCTCGACTAGATGGTCCCAGTCGTCCTGCCATAACTTTCGATTGATCGCGTTCCTGGCCGATCGATTCGCTGCGTCGTATTGTTGCCACCGCGTTTCAGGATCGTGCGGAACAATTTCGCCGGGAAACAGGCGGAATGCTTCCTGAAAGGCTTCGTAGCTGCGCGCGAGGCCAGCCTCTTTGAAGGCCTCGGCCGTGATCTGCAAATCTGGATCGCCCGGAAGTTCGCCGCCGAAAAGATACTCGAATCCACCATTGCCGATGATGGCCGTCACATGCCAAACCAGCATGACCACGCGTTCGATCGGTGAATACGCCAAAGCGTCTACCAAGTGATCATATCGGTCGCCGATTTTGGTAAACGTGCCGTTCAACAGGTCCAAATTGTTGGCCTTGGCCAGCAAGCTCAAAAACGGTGTGTCGCTCTCGTAACGCTCGCGGTTCTTTTGATCTTCATCCTCGGGCGCAGCCTCGTGGTGGTCCCGAACCAGATCCAAAACCTCGCACCGCGGCATCACGTCACGGATGTTCTGCAAACCTGAATCCGACAGGACGGGTGAACGGAAGCTCAAATGCTCAAGCCCTTGGCATCGTTCGAGTGACGGAATCACGTCGTCAGTTACCAAAGGTGTATTCAGGCAGAGCGATTCTAGCTGAAGCAGTTCGCCCACAATCGACACGCCAGCGCCGGTTACGTGCTCGGACGCGATTTCTAATGACCGTAAACGCGAGAGCGTGCCAAACTGTCGAAGTCCTACATCTGTAAATGGACCTTCAAGATAAAGCGATTCAAGGCTCGTGAGTCCGCCGATAGAAGCAAGCCCCTCGTCGGTAACACAGTCCAGGCAAACAATCCGTCGCAGCCGTGGCGAGCCTGACAAATGTCGGGCAAAAGCGCCAACAACTTTTACAATGTTCGTCACCGACACGCTTTCCAACGTTGCGAGCGCGGCGAGTGGAGCTAAGTCATCGTCACTGAATCTACCACAGTCGATTGCCAGCTCGACGAGCCTGCGAAGGTTCGCCAGGTGTTGAAACCCACGGCCGCCAAGCTGCTCTCCGCCAAGACTCAGTTCTTGCAGACGCGTCATCCCGGCCAAGCAAGCCAGGCCCTCCCCCGTGACATGAGGATTCTCTAGTTCCAGCTTTCGAAGCTTCGTCAGCGACCTTAGATGATGAAGCCCCGCATCGGTCACGTCCGTGTTCTCGAACTGCAACCTGCGCAAATCGTGCAGACAACCAATATGAGCGGCAATTTCGTCGGCGTCCTTATCGCCAGAGAGTGAAACCGCCACGACCCGCTCTTTTTTATCAAACCAGAAAGATATGTCCCGGGCTTGTAGGTATCTTAGCGCCTCGACGACTTGGTTGGTCTTGCCTGTGCCGCTCACAACGATCGCCCCTAAGGTCTGCGTCTAGCGCTCCGCCCTCTATTCGATGGGCTCCCACGTCTGCGAGTCGTACCGGCGGCCATTGCGCCAAACTCGGCGGTCCCGGGTCGGGTCGTTGAGCGAAGGCACGAGCACGTTCACAACACCATCGACTGTATCTAACACCTTTGGGAAAACAAGCTTCTCAACAGGTTCGGCAGCGATCGCGTCACGCGCAACCTCGTTGGCCGCACCCACGCGCCCGAGCCAGTATATCCCTGTCCAGCCCGGGCTCTTGAAATTGCCGCCTGCGAAATAGCGTAACGCATCGACGGCCGAGGAAGTTACTTGAAGAGCATGCAGCCTGTTCAGCAGCTTTCGTCGTCGGACGGACGGCCCTCGACCAGTTGCAGATTGCAATCCGGCATCGACTCTTGCAGCATTTTCATGCCGGTCTGCGTCAGTGCCGAGCGGAATATTCCCAAGTATCGAAGTCCGCGGCAGTGACGCAGCAGGAGCGCACCGGCGTCCGTCAAACGTGGAGTTCTCAATCCGAGCCATGTCAGTTTCGGCAGGTCGGCGAGCACTGCGATGTCCGCGTCGGTAACGCAATCGGACGTGATGAACAGTGTTTGCAGATTATGCAGCTGCGAGACTTGTTTGAGCGCCAAGCTTGAATAGGGGCCCACCAAAAACAGTTTTTCTAAGGTGGAGAGGCGCGAAATGCACGACACTCCCTCGTCTGTTACCCATTCTCCCGGGGACAGACGTAGAAGGTGTTCGAGCGGTGTTAGAAATCGAGCGTACGTGCCGGTAACTCGTTCATTCTCGGCCGTCCCGAGTTCTTCAAGAGATATCAAATCGGCCAGCGGCGCTACGTCTGCATCGCAATAAACACCACCGCAAATCTCCAATTCTTTGAGACTCTGAATTCGTGAGATGGTGTCAAGTTCGGGGCGACCGAACCCCGGTGAATCAAGCGCCAAGTGCTCAAGCTTCTTCATTCCGACGAGGCACGATAATCCAGCCGCAGTTACATTTGGGCTTTGCAGAGAAAGTTCGCGCACCTCGCTGAGATTCTGCAACGCGGCCACGCCCTTGTCGGAAATGTCCGTCCCATCGAATATCAGGTTCCGCACGTCGCGCAGTTGCCCAACGTGGGCCGCAATCTCGTCGGCATTCTTTGCGCGGTAAACCGCCACCTTAACGACACGTTCCTGATCGTCGAACTCAAAGAACTGATTGCACGTTCGCAAGCACCGCAATGCCGCCACGACCCGTTCTGACTGTCGACCGCCGCTCATCGGCAATTTGTTCCACGAGTGCATACGAAGCAATTCGGCCGTTTCTTATTC from Pirellulales bacterium includes the following:
- a CDS encoding glycine betaine ABC transporter substrate-binding protein, with amino-acid sequence MNAAILKWGALCIALLVAGLAPLPHRQATVRIGSKKFTESVILGEMLRLLSEDAGLTAAHYREFGGTQIVFQALRSGEIDAYPEYTGTIVQEILAGKAVRDDEAMRQELRAEGVGISASLGFSNTYALALTRKRAEELAIKKLSDLRRLPELRLALTHEFLDRGDGWRALVRHYDLPQQNVVGVDHDIAYPQLLAGEIDVTDVYSTDAMVHRNDLILLEDDLKFFPGYDAVWLYRIDTAEHQPGFLECIQKLEGNISEQKMRELNDAVESGDQSESQAAAGFLRTQMGLKTEPKADSLSRVILKHVGEHLDLVRRSLLPAIVVGTALGIFCQRYRGAGRVVLAAVGLLQTIPALALLVLLMPVIGALGYPSIGEGSVTAVVALMAYCLFPIVRNTITGLEGIPRGTIESATVLGLSPAAKLAEIELPMALPVMLAGIRTAAVQNVGFATLGAIIGAGGLGQPILRGIRLNDLKLILAGAIPAALLAVVLQLVIDGVERAVVARGLKGGASPEQ
- a CDS encoding ATP-binding cassette domain-containing protein yields the protein MLRFSGVSKAYGNKTVVPPFDLAVESGEVLVLLGPSGCGKTTILRMVAGLVQATTGQIVVDDLELSERTLPEVRRRLGYVIQEGGLFPHLTAEANATLMARHHRWSRERCAERLAELVEMTRFPADALKRYPNELSGGQRQRVSLMRALFLSPQLLLLDEALGALDPMIRAGLQRDLKVVFERTRATVLLVTHDLVEASWFADRVCVLENGRIVQQGEFASIVDAPANDFVSEFVNSQIVAKR
- the egtB gene encoding ergothioneine biosynthesis protein EgtB, encoding MPGLNATFHAVRSMTCSLATGLSAEDQMVQSCPEASPTKWHQAHTTWFFETFVLREFLADYTPFREDFRWLFNSYYNALGEEIPDKKLRASFSRPSLDEIVAYRAHVDREIARLLARPIDEEATRRIILGLNHEQQHQELALTDIKHAFFANPLHPSYKADLQSEDRDSPGDKLQWHAFDGGLIEIGNPLPATTTEAFCFDNETPRHKVYLEPFQIANREATCAEFLEFMSEDAYARSELWLSAGWDTVKATGWRAPLYWQPDSSDKTGWRIFTLRGWIGLSALLSVPVCHISFFEADAFARWRGCRLPTEAEWERVASQTPTRGNLLDTGRLHTAQAHGTGIAQLFGDCWEWTASPYVGYPGYKPLPGALGEYNGKFMSGQMVLRGGSCVTPQDHIRATYRNFFQPATRWQFTGIRLAM
- the egtD gene encoding L-histidine N(alpha)-methyltransferase is translated as MIRCSTAVDSTCIISLDTRDMLISEVRRGLRACPRSLAPWMFYDARGSRLFERITQLPEYYPTRTERTILANYCDEIIVTAFSNRSHPVRLVELGAGTGSKTLILLDAAARSQAEVRYLPVDVSVEALAVARDTIAASSPDIYVTPIVANYVTHPPQLPSFDGTTLALYIGSSIGNFTPAEARTILRNIGSQLQPGDSLLLGVDMVKDEPTLLAAYDDRRGVTAEFNRNMLHRLNRELAANFIPRHFRHRALWNREHSRIEMHLESACDQRVCIAAADLVVNFAKGEDIHTENSYKFTRETIHDLLTDAGFNVERTWQDTLDWYSVTLARVR
- a CDS encoding type 1 glutamine amidotransferase domain-containing protein — translated: MKILMVLTSHDQLGNTGRKTGFWLEEFAAPYFVFKDAGVDLTLASPNGGQPPLDPKSDLPGNQTPAMARFKKDASAQQALAHTIKLESAKSADFDTVFYVGGHGPLWDLAESPVSIALLESFYNSGKPIALVCHSPGVLRHVKFQGEPLVKDKRVTGFTDEEEEGVQLTHVVPFLVEDELKRLGAKFEKVAPWQPFSITDGRLITGQNPASSTSAAQALLKLLAAK
- a CDS encoding DUF4375 domain-containing protein, with amino-acid sequence MAVSLSGDKDADEIAAHIGCLHDLRRLQFENTDVTDAGLHHLRSLTKLRKLELENPHVTGEGLACLAGMTRLQELSLGGEQLGGRGFQHLANLRRLVELAIDCGRFSDDDLAPLAALATLESVSVTNIVKVVGAFARHLSGSPRLRRIVCLDCVTDEGLASIGGLTSLESLYLEGPFTDVGLRQFGTLSRLRSLEIASEHVTGAGVSIVGELLQLESLCLNTPLVTDDVIPSLERCQGLEHLSFRSPVLSDSGLQNIRDVMPRCEVLDLVRDHHEAAPEDEDQKNRERYESDTPFLSLLAKANNLDLLNGTFTKIGDRYDHLVDALAYSPIERVVMLVWHVTAIIGNGGFEYLFGGELPGDPDLQITAEAFKEAGLARSYEAFQEAFRLFPGEIVPHDPETRWQQYDAANRSARNAINRKLWQDDWDHLVEKKVAEFIRQHAAELLYLDDGE